The sequence TAGTTAATTATATTTGGTAGGTTTAATCTCTTTAATAAAGTTGCAAATAGCTCTTCTGTTAGATCCATTAAATCATTATAATCATGATATGCCCAGTAAAATTCAATTGATGTAAACTCAGGATTATGAGTTAAATCCATACCTTCATTTCTAAAGTTTCTATTTATCTCAAAAACAGCTTCCATTCCACCAACAACAAGTCTTTTTAAATATAGCTCTGGTGCAATTCTAAGGAATCTATTAATGCCTAGTGCATTGTGATGAGTTATAAATGGTTTTGCGTTAGCGCCACCTGCAATTTCATGCATCATAGGAGTTTCAACCTCTAAAAAACTTCTATCTTCAAAAAATCTTCTAATCGTGCTAACTATAAGTGATCTTTTTATAAAATCCTCTCTAACTTCGGGATTCATTATCATATCAAGATATCTTTGTCTATATCTTAGTTCCATATCAACAAGACCGTGAAATTTTTCTGGTAGTAAAGATATGGCTTTAGAGGCTAAAACTATATTTGAGACATGAATTGAAAACTCACCAGTTTTTGTTACGAATGGAAAACCACTAACTAGTACTACATCTCCAACTTCAAGATTTTTTCTAAATATCTTATAAATCTCTTCGCCTATAGAGTCACGCGAGTAGTAAATTTGGATATTGCCACTTCCATCTTCTATGTTGGCAAAGGTTGATTTTCCAGCAACTCTTTTTAGTTTTAGTCTACCTGCTAAAGTTGCTATTTTGCTAGTATCTTTTCTCTCTTCTAGATCTTTTACATACTTGAATCTATCTCTAAATTCACCTATACTCATCTCTTTTTTTAAAAAATGAGGATATGGATTAATACCTACTTCTCTTAATTCATTTGCTTTTTCTATTCTTTGCTGTTCTAATTGATTTTCAAATATCACTAATTTTCACCTTCATTAAATTTTATCTGTATTACAATCTTTACAAAGCCCATAAAGTTGCATTAAATGACCTGTAAGCACAAAGCCATTTTCTTTTGCAATGCTTAATTGCTTTTTTTCTATTGAATTATCTGTAAACTCAACAATCTTACCACAACTTTTACAAATTAAATGGTCATGGTGTGGTTTGTTTGCAAGCTCAAATTTTTTACCTTGCGAGCCAAAAGAAATTGATGTTGCTAGTTCTGATTCTTCAAGTAGATTTAGAGTTCTATAGACTGTTGCTATACCCACATTTAATTCAGGATATTTATCCTTCATTTTTAAATAAAGTTGTTCTGGAGTATAATGGCAAGTGCCATGGTATAGAGTCTCTAAAATAACTTCTCTTTGTTTTGTGTATTTAAGTTTGTTTTCTCTTAATACTCTTTTAAATTCATATAAAAGAGCATCAAATTCTAAATTTTCAATAGTTTGATTCATTATTTATTCCTTGTTTACTTTAGATGTATTTGGTTCATCGTAATCGCTTGTTTCATAGACTATATTTGCTTCATTATTTTCTGGTTTTGTGGATATTTCTATTTTAATATCCTCTTTTTTTAAATTAAGTAAGTAATCTCCAGCCTTAACAAGGTTAGGGTATGCTATGCTTTTTTCAAAAAAAGGTTTTACTTGAGAGTTTAAAAATATCGATGAATGTATGAAAGATGCAAGTAGAGCAAATACTAAAAATATCTTTGTACCACCAAATACAAATCCACCTAGTCTATCTATAAACCCAAGTCCGCTAACTTCAAATAATTTTGATATTATTTCTCCAAGAATTAATGAGGCGATCCATATTCCAAAAATTGTAGCTATAAAACCTACAATTACCTCCATGCCATTTCCGCTCATAATGTTTATTTGATTTAAGTCATATATGTTTCTGCTAATCCAAGCTCCAACTTCGGCCTTGCATTTCATTGCGACTATAAATCCACCAATTATTCCAATTATCCCAAAAATTTCCCTAACAATACCGCTTTTTAGTCCTTTTAGCGCAAAAATTAGTATTAAAACTATAATGATTATATCTATCCAATTAGCTCCAGACATTTTATTTTTCTCCTAATATATTTTTAAGCTCTTGTATGTTTGTAGAGTATCGTAAAGCAGTTTCTTTGGATATCAAATTTGCATTTAAGGCTTTAACCATAGCTTGCGTTTGAGTCATCATTCCAGTTGCTGCTTGGTTTAATTGCATTTGAGAGTAAATTTGATGGTTTTTATCCTCTCTTATAAGGTTTGCTATAGCATTGTTATTTATAAGTATTTCGTGTATAGCAATTCTTCCGCTACGAACCCTTGGAAGCAAAGATTGTGATATTATTGCATGTAATGATACTGAGAGCATATTTCTAATTTGGGCTTGTTCCCCAGCATCAAAGCTATCAATCATACGGCTAATTGTTTGCATAGCTGAGTTTGTATGAAGTGTTCCAAAAACAAGGTGACCTGTTTCAGCTGCTGTAATTGCAATAGAAATTGTCTCTTTATCCCTCATTTCTCCAATTAGTATAATATCGGGGTCCTCTCTAAGTGAATACTTAAGTGCTCTTGCATATGATTTTGTATCGGTACCAATATTTCTATGTGAAAAAAGAGCTTTTTTGTTTTGGTGAACAAACTCAACTGGATCCTCAACTGTTATAATGTGTTTTCTTTCATTTTCATTAATTTCATTTAGCATGGCAGCTAGAGTTGTTGATTTACCACTACCAGTAGGACCTGTAACTAAAATTAATCCTTTCTCTTTTTTTACAAGTTCTTTAAAAATTTTAGGAGCTTTTAGGTCGTCTAAAGATGGAACATTTATAGGAACAACCCTAAATGCTGCGGCTAAATCACCATTCATTGTATAGTAATAGTTGCCTCTAAATCTACCTACGTTAGGAACTTCCATAGCAAAGTCAAGTTCAAGATTTTCTTCTAAATCCTTTTTTTGTGAATCGGTAATAATTGTATAACAAAGAGACTCTATGTCTTTTCCGGTAAGGGATTTCATAGCAAGCGGTCTAAGTTTTCCATCTATTCTAACTTGAGGCGCACTTCTAGAGACTAGATGTAAGTCACTAGCATCATTTTGAACAACTGCTTTTAAAAGAGATTGTATACTTACATTTTTAAAATTATTTTCTTCCATGATTAGTCCTTACTCTATGATTTTTGGAACAACAAAAGAGTGATTTTCTTTATAGGGTGTATTTTTCAAAATTATTTCCACTACCTCTTTATTTTGGCTAGGAATATCTTCTCTAAGAGGCGTAACTCCATTTTTTGTGCTATTTAAAGTTATATTATTTTTTTCAAAATCAAGATCATTTAATATTTCTACAAAGCTAACTATTTCACTAAGCTGTTTTTTTATAGTATCTTTTTTGTTGTCATTAATTTTTAAAGCACTAAGTTTTTCGAGGCTATTTAGTAGTTTGTCATCAATCAACATATGCAGTTCCTTTTTAGATTTTAATAAATATTAGTGCATTATAACACAAAAAATCTTAGTATTAGGAGTTATTTAAAATATTTTATGTTACAATTCATATAAAATTTATTTTTGAAGGATATTTTTTGGCTTTAAAAGATGACATAAAAAATATAAAAAATAGTGCAAGCTCAGAGGAGCAGTTTTTAGAAAGTATAATAAAAAGTGAAATTTTTATAAAAAAATATAAAAAACCACTTATTGTTATTGTTTTTGCTGTAATTGTTTTTATTATATTAAATACAATTTTAGGATATGTTAAGGAGAGTAAATTTAATAGTGCAAATGAAGCTTATAGTGAGTTAATTCTTAATCCAAAAAATGAAAATGCCAAAGATATTTTGCGTTCGAAAAATGAAAATCTTTTTTCTTTGTATGAATTTAGGCAAGCTCTTGATAATAAAGATATGAATAAAATAAACGAACTATCTAACAATGGTAAAATAGATCCTATTTTAAAAGACATTATAAGTTTTACCGCAAATAAAGATAGCGGAGAGATAATGGAGTCTTACAAAACCTTGCTAGATGGATATGAACTATTAAAAGCGGGCAAGATAAAAGAGGCAAATAGCGAGTTTATAAAAATACCGCCAGATTCAGAACTTGCAAGTATAGTAAAAAATTTAAGACATTATAATGGGATAAAAAATGAAAAAAATTAATTTAATTGGAATTGTTATATTTTCTATTATTTTAGCAGGATGCTCTAAAAGAGAGTATTTTTCACCAAAAAAAGAGGATATAAAATCAAAAGTAGCTTATGAAGAAAAACTACCGCAAAGCATAGAATACATAACATTGAATGGCATTACGCTAAAAGATGGTACGGTTTTAACAAATGATGGTTTTTTAAATGGTATAAAACTTGAAAAAAATGAAAAATTTTTAGGTAGATATGGTGATAAAATAGTATATTCTAATTTAAATGGCGAGCTTAAGATAATTGATACAAATGGTAATTTAGTTTTTGAGAAAAAATTTCCTTTTCAAATTGTTTCAGCTAGCATAAGCGGGAATGATTTGGCTCTTGTTTGTGCAGACAATTCTTTTTATAGAATTTCATTAAGCTCAAAAAATATTATACTTTATGAAAAACTCGAAGATGTTTACGCTATAGATTCTAGAATTGCAGCACCTCTATTTATAGAAGATATTATAATATATCCATCATTAAATGGAAGGCTAATGATAGTACACAAGGATGCAAATAGAGTTATACAAGACTCTTTTATAAGTACCGAGCCATTTTTTAACAATATAATCTATCTTGATTCTATAAATCATAAGATATTTGTCGCTACAAATACAAATTTAGTTCTTATAACAACATCTGGAAACAAAAGAATTTTAGAAGATATAAAAATTATCTTTAGGTACCAAGATAGAATTTACCTATTTAGAAAAGATGGTGTTATAAAGGTATTTGACCTTGATTTAAACGAAATAGCTAATAACAAATTTAAATTTGCAATCTATACAAATGCTGCTATAAGTGGCAATAGTTTATATATTTTTGAAAAAATGGGCTATGTTATAAAAACAGATTTAAATTTGCAAAATCCAGAAATTTTTAAATTAAGTGATGAAATATCAAAAAAGAGTTTTGTAACAAAAGATAGATTTTACTACGATAACAAATCTTTAGAACTTAAATGAGTATAACAGAGCTTTTAGTAAAAAATAAGATAATTTTTAAAAAAAGCCAAACAATAGAGCTTAAAAGATATACTAAATCTAGAAGTTTAAGTTCTATTGTTGGAGTTGATTTAAACTCTAGAAATACAATTGTTTTTTCAAGAGAGGCAAAGACAAAATTTCTTAAAAAAGATGCAGAAAGCTTAGATGGATTGGCTAATGTAGTTTTAAATGATATTAAAGTAATTTGCAGAAGAAAAATCTTTTTTTCTACTTCTGAAATATGTTCAAAAAGTTATGATTTTTTAAAAGAAAATGGATGGGTTATATATGCTTCTATGTGATATAGGAAATTTCAGTGCTAAGTTTTATGATAATGGTAAAGCTTATAGTATGGATTTTGAAAAGCTTAATAATCTTGCTTTTGATAAGAAAGTTTATTTTATCAATGTAAATAAAAATTTTTATCCTAATAGTAGAAAATTTATCAATATAGAGAGCTATTTTAATTTTGATACCAACTATATAGGATTAGGAGTAGATAGAATAGCAGGATGTTACACAATTAAAGATGGTGTGGTAGTTGATGCTGGAAGTGCAATAACTATTGACATAATGAAAGATGGCATGCATTTAGGTGGCTATATAGTGCCAGGCATAAGTAAGCTTTTAAAAAATTATGAAGATATTTCACCTATTTTAAAAACCTATTTTAACTCACAAATAAATTTAGATAAAATGCCACAAAAAACTTCAGACGCAATCAATTATGGGATAATTTCACCAATTATACTATCTATACAAAATATTTCAAAAGATAAAAATTTATATTTTACTGGAGGAGATGGCAGTTTTTTTGCAAAATTTTTTACAAATAGTATATATGATAAAAATTTAATTTTTAGAGGAATGCTTAAAGCTATTAAAGAAAAGGAATTATTATGATAACAATTGCTCTTCCAAAGGGTAGGATAGCAGATGATACTCTTGAGATTTTTGGCAAGATATTTCAAACAGATTTTGAGTTTGAAAATAGAAAATTAGTTATGGAAAAGAATGGGTTTAAATTTTTAGCTGTAAGAAATCAAGATATTCCAACATATGTTAAAAATGGTGCTGCTGATTTAGGCGTGGTTGGACTTGATGTTCTTGAAGAAAACAGACCAGATGTCTTAAGGCTTTTGGATTTACAAATAGGAAGATGCAAAGTATGTGTTGGGGTTAGGAATGAGGATAGCCTTAATTGCACAAATCCAGATCTAAAAATAGCAACTAAAATGCCAAATATAACAAGAGATTATTTCTCTTCAAAGGCTATAGCTGTAAGCGTTATAAAGTTGTATGGTTCGATAGAATTAGCTCCTCTAATAGGGCTAAGCGATGCTATAGTAGATGTAGTTGAAACTGGAGCTACAATGAAGCAAAATGGATTAAAAGTGGCTGAAACAATCATGGAAAGTTCAGCCTATTTAATATCAAATAAAAATAGCTTTATCATTAAAAGAGAAGAAATATTAAGTTTATATAATAAAATTTATAAAGTCTTATAGTGTAAGTTCGTCATACCTTGTTTTTATTTTATTTAATAAACTTTCTGTTATATCCATAAACCGGCTATTTTTATCTTTATCTTTAGCATGTGCAAGATATAAATTTCTAGTAAAACTCACATCTTTAAGTTTAACTTCATAAAGGCCATTTCCAAGCTCACATTTTAGTGCAAATTTTGGTAAACATGTAAAAAGATCGTTATTTCTGACACTTCTTTTTATAGCCTCAGTAGAACTAAGTTCTAAAACAATATTAAGATGTGTGTTTTTCGGTAAATTTTTAAATAGTATATTTCTTGTTCCAGAGCCTTTTTCTCTAATTATCCAATCTTTTTTAGCAATTTCTTCTACGTTAAAAGTTTTTCCTTCAAGCTCTTTGTTTCCTGTTACTATGATTAGTTCATCTTTGCAAATTTTTGTAAAAGTTACATCTTTGTCTATGATATCATCTTCTACAAGACCTATATCACAAACATTATTTTTAATACATTGAATAATCTCCTCTGTATTTTGAATCTTAACATTTAAATTTGTATCAGGGCTATTTTTAATTAAGTCACTAAGAAGCCAAGGAAGCAAGTAGTTGCCTATATTTTGACTTGAAGCTATAAAAATATCATACATGCTGGCATTTCTCATATTCCTTTGTATCTCTAAAACTCTATTGTAAATAGGGGTAATCGAGTTTAAAAATGCTTTTCCTCTTTCGTTTATAATGATACTTTTACCTTTTCTATCAAATAAATTCCCACCTAGGGATTTTTCAAGATTTTTTATGGCGATAGACATTGCTGATTGAGATATTCCAAAATGTTCAGAGCATTCACTGATTTGCTTTAGCTCACAAACCTTTAGAAAATATTCTATTTGTTTTAATGTCATCTTGTTTCCTTAATAAATTTTTATTATATTTATAATTATATCAAAATTTTTTTATACTTTTTTATTAAACTTTTTGATATAATACGGATTTTTAATATAAAAAAGCATATAAGAGAAGAGATATTTATGAAAAAATTAAAATCAAAAGTTAGAAAAAAATTATTTAAGAAAAAGCCCATATCTACCAAAATTAGGCTTCAGGCGTGGACAATTTTAATATTAATGGCGTTATTTTCCATTTTTTTATCATATGTAAAGCCATTTTTAGCTTTACATATTTCTCCATTAATTATTGCTGTAGTTTTAGGATCTTTTTTTGGGAATATTGCACATAAACAGACAAAGATTATTGAAAAAACAAAAATATCTAAATTTGCAACTAAAGAAATTCTTAGATTAGGGATAGTACTTTATGGTTTTAAAATAACTTTAAATGATATAGCACATGTTGGCATTACAGGATTAATTTTTGCTTGTTTTATGGTTTTTTCAACATTTTTTATAGGACAATTTATAGGACAACTCATAGGGCTTGATAAAAAAAGCTCGATTTTAATTAGCTCTGGAAGTTCAATTTGTGGTGCAGCTGCGGTTTTGGCTACAGAAAGCATAGTTAAAGGGGGCGGTGAAAAAACGGCTATTGCAGTTTGCACCGTTGTAATTTTTGGAACCTTTGGAATGTTTGCATATCCGATGATTTACAAATGGGGTATTTTAGACTTTAGTGGAGTTGAGATGGGGTTTTTAATAGGCGGAACACTTCATGAGGTAGCACATGTGGTTGCTGCTGGTTCTGGTGTTGGAGGCGATGCAGCAGATACATCTGTAATTATAAAGATGATTAGAGTTTTAATGTTAGTTCCATTTTTATTAATGCTTACAATTTTTAGCGGCTCTTTGGTTGCAGATGGTAAACATCATAGTAAAAAGATAAAAAACAGCATTCCATATTTTGCTATATGGTTTTTAGTTGTTGTGGTTTTTGGCTCATTTTTACCAGAATACATTAGAAAAAGCATTTTACCAATTATGAATTTCATAGATATGCTTTTATTAAGTGTGGCAATGTTGGCACTTGGTTTGGGAATTAGGAAAAAAGTTTTAATGAATGCAGGTAAAAAGCCATTTATACTAGCATTAGTGCTTGCTATATGGCTTTTTGTTGGTGGGTATTTAGCAGTGTCTTTTTTACTAAAATTTTTAAATTAATATATTTTTTTAAGTTTTGATAGAAAATCTTCTATATTATATCTATCTCTATAGCTTTGGCTCATTAGATGAATTATTATATCTCCTAAATCTATAACAGTCCAGTCATCGCTATTTTCTATACTTAAAAACTCCTCGCCTTTTAAGGATTTTTTTAAATCATCTACCAATGAAAGTGCATGCCTTCCTGTAAGTGTTGTAGCAATAACCACAAATTTTGCTATATATTCACCACCGCTCATATCTATAACTTCAACATTTTCAGATTTTTTATCTTCTAAAATTTTAGCTATATTTTCAACTCTATTGTTCATTTTTTTCCTTTTGTAAAATTGTATTACATCATTTTTTATTAAATTTGGAATCCCTGTAAAATTTCCATTTCTAATTTTTGTAGATGAGATATTAACATTTAAATTTATTTTTTGCAAATTTAATGGAACTTTTATGGCATCTCTTGTTGCTACAACAAATTTTACAAGTTTTTTTAACTCATCAAACCTATGCCATTTTTCTAAATTTTCCAAATTATCAGCACCTATTATTAAAAACAAATTTGAAATTTCATATGTCTTATGAATTTGTAAAACTGTTTCTATTGTAGCAACTGCTCTATTTTGTCTAATTTCATAATCAAAAATTTCAACTTTTTCTAAATTTGCCCAAAGAGTTTTAATCCATTCTAGCCTCAAATTTGGTGGAGCAAAAAAGCTATTTTTAAAAGGATTTATAAAAGTTGGAACTATAAAAAGTCTATCAATATCCAATGTATTTAAAACCTTTTTTATAATTTCATTGTGTCCATTGTGTGGTGGGTCAAAACTGCCACCAAATATCGCTATATTCATTTTAATCTTTTTTAACCTTAATTTTAGTAGAATTAGTAAATTATACCCAAAAGGAGATTAATATGGCACTAAAAGTTGCTATTAATGGTTTTGGACGCATTGGAAGATGTGTGGCAAGAATTATTTCAAACAGAGACGACATAGAGATTGTTGCTATAAATGATACAGCAAAAAGAGATATAACTAGATATTTGTTGCAATACGACACAGTCCATGGTGAGTTTAATAAAAAAGTTGAAGTTATTGATGAAAATAATATAAGCATAGATGGCAAACAAATTCCAGTTTTTTCTACAAGAGATCCAAAAGAGCTGAAATTTAAAGAGTGTGGAGCACAAGCGGTTATAGAATGCACCGGAGCATTTTTAACACAAGAAGCATGCAAGCCATATATTGATATGGGTATTGATTTGGTTGTAATGAGTGCACCTGCAAAAGATGATACTCCTACTTTTGTAGTTGGGGTAAATCACACTGAGTATAAGGGTCAAAACATTATTTCAAACGCAAGTTGCACTACAAACTGTCTTGCTCCAGTAGCTAAAGTTTTAAATGATAAATTTGGCATAGAAAAAGGACTTGTTACGACAGTTCATGCATACACTGCATCACAAAATTTACTAGATGTAAAGGCAAAAGACTTTAGGAAAAGCAGAGCTGCTGCTCAAAATATAATTCCAACAACAACAGGTGCAGCAAA is a genomic window of Campylobacter blaseri containing:
- a CDS encoding YeiH family protein, with product MKKLKSKVRKKLFKKKPISTKIRLQAWTILILMALFSIFLSYVKPFLALHISPLIIAVVLGSFFGNIAHKQTKIIEKTKISKFATKEILRLGIVLYGFKITLNDIAHVGITGLIFACFMVFSTFFIGQFIGQLIGLDKKSSILISSGSSICGAAAVLATESIVKGGGEKTAIAVCTVVIFGTFGMFAYPMIYKWGILDFSGVEMGFLIGGTLHEVAHVVAAGSGVGGDAADTSVIIKMIRVLMLVPFLLMLTIFSGSLVADGKHHSKKIKNSIPYFAIWFLVVVVFGSFLPEYIRKSILPIMNFIDMLLLSVAMLALGLGIRKKVLMNAGKKPFILALVLAIWLFVGGYLAVSFLLKFLN
- the gatC gene encoding Asp-tRNA(Asn)/Glu-tRNA(Gln) amidotransferase subunit GatC, whose product is MLIDDKLLNSLEKLSALKINDNKKDTIKKQLSEIVSFVEILNDLDFEKNNITLNSTKNGVTPLREDIPSQNKEVVEIILKNTPYKENHSFVVPKIIE
- a CDS encoding type IV pilus twitching motility protein PilT, whose protein sequence is MEENNFKNVSIQSLLKAVVQNDASDLHLVSRSAPQVRIDGKLRPLAMKSLTGKDIESLCYTIITDSQKKDLEENLELDFAMEVPNVGRFRGNYYYTMNGDLAAAFRVVPINVPSLDDLKAPKIFKELVKKEKGLILVTGPTGSGKSTTLAAMLNEINENERKHIITVEDPVEFVHQNKKALFSHRNIGTDTKSYARALKYSLREDPDIILIGEMRDKETISIAITAAETGHLVFGTLHTNSAMQTISRMIDSFDAGEQAQIRNMLSVSLHAIISQSLLPRVRSGRIAIHEILINNNAIANLIREDKNHQIYSQMQLNQAATGMMTQTQAMVKALNANLISKETALRYSTNIQELKNILGEK
- a CDS encoding CvpA family protein, which gives rise to MSGANWIDIIIIVLILIFALKGLKSGIVREIFGIIGIIGGFIVAMKCKAEVGAWISRNIYDLNQINIMSGNGMEVIVGFIATIFGIWIASLILGEIISKLFEVSGLGFIDRLGGFVFGGTKIFLVFALLASFIHSSIFLNSQVKPFFEKSIAYPNLVKAGDYLLNLKKEDIKIEISTKPENNEANIVYETSDYDEPNTSKVNKE
- the nadD gene encoding nicotinate (nicotinamide) nucleotide adenylyltransferase, with protein sequence MNIAIFGGSFDPPHNGHNEIIKKVLNTLDIDRLFIVPTFINPFKNSFFAPPNLRLEWIKTLWANLEKVEIFDYEIRQNRAVATIETVLQIHKTYEISNLFLIIGADNLENLEKWHRFDELKKLVKFVVATRDAIKVPLNLQKINLNVNISSTKIRNGNFTGIPNLIKNDVIQFYKRKKMNNRVENIAKILEDKKSENVEVIDMSGGEYIAKFVVIATTLTGRHALSLVDDLKKSLKGEEFLSIENSDDWTVIDLGDIIIHLMSQSYRDRYNIEDFLSKLKKIY
- a CDS encoding LysR substrate-binding domain-containing protein, which produces MTLKQIEYFLKVCELKQISECSEHFGISQSAMSIAIKNLEKSLGGNLFDRKGKSIIINERGKAFLNSITPIYNRVLEIQRNMRNASMYDIFIASSQNIGNYLLPWLLSDLIKNSPDTNLNVKIQNTEEIIQCIKNNVCDIGLVEDDIIDKDVTFTKICKDELIIVTGNKELEGKTFNVEEIAKKDWIIREKGSGTRNILFKNLPKNTHLNIVLELSSTEAIKRSVRNNDLFTCLPKFALKCELGNGLYEVKLKDVSFTRNLYLAHAKDKDKNSRFMDITESLLNKIKTRYDELTL
- the lysS gene encoding lysine--tRNA ligase — protein: MFENQLEQQRIEKANELREVGINPYPHFLKKEMSIGEFRDRFKYVKDLEERKDTSKIATLAGRLKLKRVAGKSTFANIEDGSGNIQIYYSRDSIGEEIYKIFRKNLEVGDVVLVSGFPFVTKTGEFSIHVSNIVLASKAISLLPEKFHGLVDMELRYRQRYLDMIMNPEVREDFIKRSLIVSTIRRFFEDRSFLEVETPMMHEIAGGANAKPFITHHNALGINRFLRIAPELYLKRLVVGGMEAVFEINRNFRNEGMDLTHNPEFTSIEFYWAYHDYNDLMDLTEELFATLLKRLNLPNIINYDDKKIDFSKKFDRISYLDSIVNIGGIDKNIINNKSKILEKLKNDGFEANEKLDLGHLQAELFDNYVEEKLINPTFIVDYPISISPLSRRSEKDEKIAERFELFIGGKELANGFNELNDPLDQYERFKAQINSKNAGNDEAHEMDEDYIKALGYAMPPTAGEGIGIDRLVMLLTNKKSIRDVILFPAMKPIKIKNNEE
- a CDS encoding Fur family transcriptional regulator — its product is MNQTIENLEFDALLYEFKRVLRENKLKYTKQREVILETLYHGTCHYTPEQLYLKMKDKYPELNVGIATVYRTLNLLEESELATSISFGSQGKKFELANKPHHDHLICKSCGKIVEFTDNSIEKKQLSIAKENGFVLTGHLMQLYGLCKDCNTDKI
- the gap gene encoding type I glyceraldehyde-3-phosphate dehydrogenase — its product is MALKVAINGFGRIGRCVARIISNRDDIEIVAINDTAKRDITRYLLQYDTVHGEFNKKVEVIDENNISIDGKQIPVFSTRDPKELKFKECGAQAVIECTGAFLTQEACKPYIDMGIDLVVMSAPAKDDTPTFVVGVNHTEYKGQNIISNASCTTNCLAPVAKVLNDKFGIEKGLVTTVHAYTASQNLLDVKAKDFRKSRAAAQNIIPTTTGAAKAISLVIPSLKGKMNGLALRVPVPNVSMVDLTATFKKDVSLEEINLAFKEYEDGAMKGILLLDYDKRVSSDFIGSSYSSIVAQDMTQIIEKNMVKVLSWYDNEWGYSSRLVDLTVYALNNRG
- a CDS encoding type III pantothenate kinase is translated as MLLCDIGNFSAKFYDNGKAYSMDFEKLNNLAFDKKVYFINVNKNFYPNSRKFINIESYFNFDTNYIGLGVDRIAGCYTIKDGVVVDAGSAITIDIMKDGMHLGGYIVPGISKLLKNYEDISPILKTYFNSQINLDKMPQKTSDAINYGIISPIILSIQNISKDKNLYFTGGDGSFFAKFFTNSIYDKNLIFRGMLKAIKEKELL
- the hisG gene encoding ATP phosphoribosyltransferase; protein product: MITIALPKGRIADDTLEIFGKIFQTDFEFENRKLVMEKNGFKFLAVRNQDIPTYVKNGAADLGVVGLDVLEENRPDVLRLLDLQIGRCKVCVGVRNEDSLNCTNPDLKIATKMPNITRDYFSSKAIAVSVIKLYGSIELAPLIGLSDAIVDVVETGATMKQNGLKVAETIMESSAYLISNKNSFIIKREEILSLYNKIYKVL